Proteins co-encoded in one Xanthomonas campestris pv. badrii genomic window:
- a CDS encoding glycoside hydrolase family 5 protein, with amino-acid sequence MSRVSFSLRHLAACALCVLLLAGQSPAHAQTRALTYAGVNLSGAEFASSKKPGVLNKDYMYASASDYAYFAGVGMNTIRLPILWERLQPSALGELDPAQLALLQQAVARAKASGMYLVIDIHNYAKYYGYRIGGPEVPVATFTDLWRRLALAFNSDNAVIFGLMNEPNNISSGEWAATAQAAIDAIRRTGANNLILVPGALWTGAHSWYSPTSDGQSNATALASIYDPLNRYAFEAHQYLDADSSGTSSVCVSATIGAERLRNFTEWLRTNRKRGFLGEFGTAYNAVCNTALQGMLTYMESNADVWMGWTWWAAGSWWNLSYAYNVHPNKDGTDKPQMTILSPLATRATRAPAAAAARAPAAAKTR; translated from the coding sequence ATGTCACGTGTCTCTTTCTCACTGCGCCATCTCGCCGCATGCGCCTTGTGTGTCCTGTTGCTTGCCGGGCAGTCGCCCGCCCACGCACAGACGCGCGCGCTCACCTACGCCGGCGTCAATCTCTCCGGTGCCGAGTTCGCATCCTCGAAAAAACCCGGCGTGCTCAACAAGGATTACATGTACGCCTCGGCGAGCGATTACGCCTATTTCGCCGGCGTTGGCATGAATACCATCCGCCTGCCCATCCTCTGGGAGCGTCTGCAACCCAGTGCGCTTGGCGAGCTGGATCCTGCGCAGCTGGCATTGCTGCAACAGGCGGTGGCGCGCGCCAAGGCCTCCGGCATGTATCTGGTGATCGATATCCATAACTATGCCAAATACTACGGCTACAGGATCGGCGGGCCGGAAGTCCCGGTCGCCACGTTTACCGATCTGTGGCGTCGCCTGGCGCTGGCATTCAATAGCGACAACGCAGTGATTTTCGGGCTGATGAATGAGCCCAACAACATCTCCTCCGGCGAATGGGCCGCAACGGCGCAGGCCGCCATCGATGCGATCCGCAGGACCGGTGCCAACAATCTGATCCTGGTGCCGGGCGCGCTGTGGACCGGTGCGCACAGTTGGTATTCGCCCACCAGCGACGGTCAGTCCAACGCCACCGCGCTGGCATCGATCTACGACCCGCTCAACCGTTACGCGTTCGAGGCGCATCAGTATCTGGATGCCGATTCCAGCGGGACCAGCAGCGTCTGCGTCAGCGCCACCATCGGCGCGGAGCGTCTGCGCAACTTCACCGAATGGCTGCGCACCAATCGCAAGCGTGGCTTTCTCGGTGAGTTCGGCACCGCGTACAACGCGGTCTGCAATACCGCGCTGCAAGGCATGCTCACCTACATGGAAAGCAATGCCGATGTATGGATGGGCTGGACATGGTGGGCGGCGGGTTCATGGTGGAACCTGTCGTATGCCTACAACGTGCATCCGAACAAGGACGGCACCGACAAGCCACAGATGACCATCCTGTCACCGCTGGCCACGCGCGCGACGCGGGCACCTGCCGCTGCTGCAGCACGCGCGCCTGCCGCTGCGAAAACCCGCTGA
- a CDS encoding glycoside hydrolase family 5 protein, whose amino-acid sequence MFRAPPQLARLRTAGLALSLLAAVPLAYAKEPGGPHKASAGLKYVGVNLSGAEFNSRKKPGVLFKDYTYPAASDFSYFAGKGMNTMRLPFLWERLQPQLNGDLDATQLGLIKKSLAAAKANKQFLILDLHNYAKYNGKRIGTDEVPAAALADLWRRLALEFKDDKSVIFGLMNEPNGISAPDWATAAQGAINAIRKTGAKNLILVPGTAYTGAHSWRSSSYGVSNAKALAILKDPGNNLAFEAHQYLDNDYSGTKPQCTSDSVGEEKLRGFTDWLRENKQKGFLGEFGTANNPVCDKALEGMLTYMEKNSDVWLGWTWWAAGAWWKPDYFFTVQPGKDGSDKPQMRILSKYARRAGKH is encoded by the coding sequence ATGTTCCGCGCTCCCCCACAGCTTGCCCGCCTGCGTACTGCTGGGCTGGCGCTTTCCCTGCTTGCAGCGGTGCCGCTGGCCTACGCCAAGGAGCCAGGCGGCCCGCACAAGGCCTCTGCCGGCCTGAAATACGTCGGCGTCAATCTGTCCGGCGCGGAATTCAACTCGCGCAAGAAACCCGGCGTATTATTCAAGGACTACACCTACCCTGCCGCCTCGGACTTCAGCTATTTCGCCGGCAAGGGCATGAATACGATGCGGCTGCCGTTTCTGTGGGAGCGCCTGCAGCCCCAGCTCAATGGCGATCTGGATGCGACCCAGCTCGGCCTGATCAAGAAGTCGCTGGCAGCGGCCAAGGCCAACAAGCAGTTCCTGATCCTGGATCTGCACAACTACGCCAAGTACAACGGCAAGCGTATCGGTACCGACGAGGTTCCCGCCGCCGCCCTGGCCGACCTGTGGCGCCGGCTGGCGCTGGAGTTCAAGGACGACAAATCGGTGATCTTCGGGCTGATGAACGAGCCCAATGGCATCTCCGCGCCGGATTGGGCAACCGCGGCGCAAGGTGCGATCAATGCGATCCGCAAGACCGGCGCGAAGAATCTCATCCTGGTACCGGGCACCGCGTACACCGGCGCGCACAGTTGGCGCAGCAGCAGCTATGGCGTCTCCAACGCCAAGGCACTGGCCATCCTCAAGGATCCCGGCAACAACCTGGCATTCGAAGCGCACCAGTACCTGGACAACGACTACAGCGGCACCAAGCCACAGTGCACCAGCGACAGCGTTGGCGAAGAAAAACTGCGCGGGTTCACCGACTGGCTGCGCGAGAACAAGCAGAAGGGCTTCCTGGGCGAATTCGGTACCGCCAACAATCCGGTCTGCGACAAGGCCCTGGAAGGCATGCTGACGTACATGGAAAAGAATAGCGACGTCTGGCTGGGCTGGACCTGGTGGGCGGCTGGCGCATGGTGGAAGCCGGACTACTTCTTCACCGTGCAGCCGGGCAAGGATGGCAGCGACAAGCCGCAGATGCGCATCCTGAGCAAGTACGCGCGGCGCGCCGGCAAGCACTGA
- a CDS encoding glycoside hydrolase family 5 protein, protein MFLSPTWPRQLLCCALLLLLVAALAQAQAQSGALRYAGINLSGAEIASAKRPGIINVDYRYPAASEYQHFADTGMNVVRLPIAWERLQPKAQGALDPAQLALIRQAVANAKAADMVLILDIHNYAKYYGQKIGTARVPIKTFTDLWRRLAAAFKSDNAVMFGLMNEPYDIAPQNWAAAAQASIDSIRATGANNVILVPGALWSGAHSWYSTIAGQSNAVALATIRDPLNRYAIEVHQYLDADSSGTSAGCVSATIGSERLRSFTGWLRSQRKRGFLGEFGASRNPTCMRALDDMLRYLEANRDVWVGSSVWAAGAWWRADYPFTLQPDANGRDKPQLSILSAHARRITR, encoded by the coding sequence ATGTTCCTCTCCCCTACCTGGCCGCGCCAGCTGCTGTGCTGTGCGCTATTGCTGTTGTTGGTGGCCGCGCTTGCGCAGGCGCAGGCCCAAAGCGGTGCACTGCGCTATGCAGGCATCAATCTTTCCGGCGCAGAAATCGCCTCGGCCAAACGTCCTGGCATCATCAATGTCGACTATCGCTATCCCGCTGCCAGCGAGTACCAGCACTTCGCCGATACCGGCATGAACGTCGTACGTTTGCCCATCGCCTGGGAACGCCTGCAACCCAAGGCCCAGGGCGCACTCGATCCCGCACAGCTGGCACTGATTCGGCAGGCAGTGGCCAATGCCAAGGCCGCCGACATGGTGTTGATCCTGGACATCCATAACTACGCGAAGTATTACGGCCAGAAGATCGGCACCGCGCGCGTGCCGATCAAGACCTTCACCGATCTCTGGCGGCGCCTGGCCGCGGCCTTCAAGAGCGATAACGCAGTGATGTTCGGGCTGATGAACGAGCCCTACGACATCGCTCCGCAAAACTGGGCCGCCGCCGCGCAAGCGTCGATCGACAGCATCCGCGCCACCGGTGCCAACAACGTCATCCTCGTGCCCGGCGCGCTCTGGTCCGGTGCACATAGTTGGTACTCCACCATTGCCGGTCAATCCAACGCCGTTGCGCTGGCCACCATTCGAGATCCGCTCAACCGCTACGCCATCGAAGTGCACCAGTACCTGGATGCCGACTCAAGCGGCACCAGCGCCGGATGCGTCAGCGCCACCATCGGCTCGGAACGTCTTCGCAGTTTCACCGGCTGGCTGCGTAGCCAGCGCAAGCGTGGATTTCTCGGTGAGTTCGGCGCCTCCCGCAACCCGACATGCATGCGTGCACTGGACGACATGCTGCGCTACCTGGAAGCCAATCGCGATGTCTGGGTAGGCTCCAGCGTGTGGGCGGCCGGTGCGTGGTGGCGTGCGGATTACCCATTCACGCTACAGCCCGATGCAAACGGACGCGACAAACCGCAGCTGTCCATCCTGAGTGCGCACGCGCGCCGTATCACGCGCTGA
- a CDS encoding NAD(P)-dependent alcohol dehydrogenase, producing the protein MSQAHAFAAQAADQPLAPFVFERRAPGPNDVQIDIAYCGVCHSDLHTARNEWHNTLYPSVPGHEIVGRVTAVGNAVTGFKVGDLAGVGCMVDSCRSCASCQEGEEQYCEAGFTGTYNGPMFGGGENTYGGYSDHIVVDQKYVLRISHSDNLAAVAPLLCAGITTYSPLAHWKVGPGHKVGVVGLGGLGHMAVKIAKAMGATVVLFTTSEGKRADALRLGASEVVISKDEAQMAAQYNTLDFILNTVAAPHNLDPFLNALKRDGAMVLVGVPEQSHPSPSVFNLVMKRRTLAGSLIGGIRQTQEMLDFCAKHNIVSDIETIRADEINTAYERMLKGDVKYRFVIDMATLDKAA; encoded by the coding sequence ATGAGCCAAGCCCACGCCTTTGCCGCCCAAGCCGCCGACCAGCCGCTTGCCCCGTTCGTGTTCGAACGGCGCGCACCCGGCCCCAACGATGTGCAGATCGATATCGCCTACTGCGGTGTCTGTCACTCCGACCTGCACACCGCGCGCAACGAATGGCACAACACGCTGTATCCGTCGGTCCCAGGCCACGAGATCGTCGGCCGCGTGACCGCCGTCGGCAATGCGGTGACCGGCTTCAAGGTCGGCGACCTCGCCGGCGTCGGCTGCATGGTCGACAGCTGCCGCAGCTGCGCCTCCTGCCAGGAAGGCGAAGAGCAATACTGCGAAGCCGGCTTCACCGGCACCTACAACGGCCCGATGTTCGGTGGCGGCGAGAACACCTACGGCGGCTACTCCGACCATATCGTGGTCGACCAGAAGTACGTGCTGCGCATCTCCCATTCCGACAACCTGGCCGCGGTGGCGCCGTTGCTGTGCGCCGGCATCACCACCTACTCGCCGCTGGCGCACTGGAAGGTGGGTCCGGGCCACAAGGTGGGCGTGGTCGGCCTGGGTGGCCTGGGGCACATGGCGGTGAAGATCGCCAAGGCGATGGGCGCCACCGTGGTGCTGTTCACCACCTCCGAGGGCAAGCGCGCCGATGCGCTGCGCCTGGGCGCCAGCGAAGTGGTGATTTCCAAGGACGAGGCGCAGATGGCCGCGCAGTACAACACCCTGGACTTCATCCTCAACACCGTGGCCGCGCCGCACAACCTGGACCCGTTCCTCAATGCGCTCAAGCGCGACGGCGCGATGGTGCTGGTGGGCGTGCCCGAGCAGTCGCATCCCTCACCGAGCGTGTTCAACCTGGTGATGAAGCGCCGCACCCTGGCCGGCTCGCTGATCGGCGGCATCCGCCAGACCCAGGAAATGCTGGATTTCTGCGCCAAGCACAACATCGTCTCGGACATCGAAACCATTCGCGCCGACGAAATCAACACCGCCTACGAGCGCATGCTCAAGGGCGATGTGAAGTATCGCTTCGTGATCGACATGGCCACGCTGGATAAGGCGGCCTGA